ATGAGGAGCACAAAAAAGCCTACCAAAAAACATCAATATAAATTAATCGTTTTAATATCTACACTAAACTACATGAACTTAAATCTTAAAAAATACACCCAAAGCAACATACTTTATTACTTTAATAACAATATGAAAAGAAATGGCCAAAAACTTGCTAAGCTTAAAACACTTCAAAAATATCTTTATAAATTAGAAAAAGAATTAGGTGTCACAATTAATTATTACAGACATTTGGGTGTTAACATGGGAACTGAAATTCACTATGACCTTAAGTATTCTAAAAAAGAATGTCATCACATAATCAATAAATACTTCAAAGAAAAAAAAGAAGAGAGACACAAAGATCGTGTAAATGCTAGTCTTGAAAAAAGATGTAATAAAAAGGGGAGTGTAGAAAAGGGGGAGTGTATATATAATATATATAATAATAAAAAAGAAGAAAAGAAAGACATAAAAGAAATAGAAAAACTGCAAGTAAAAAAGTACGCTAAGAAATGCAATTTTAGATCAAATGCTTTCTTCTCTATTTTGAATTTAAAACTAGAAAAAGATGTTACAATTAAAGTGCTTAAGATACTTAAAAGGACAGAAAACTTCATCGAAAAAACTAAACACAAGAAAAAAATCAATATTAAGTCACAAGAAAACAAGCTTGCAAGTAAGCAAAAGGAATTAAGTAGAATACTGGATGAAACAAAAGTCATCTTAAAAAATGAAGGCTATAACAGTAAACAGTTGGAAATCCAAATACAAAAGGTATATGAGCAATATAAAGATAAACCACACTTTATCATAGAAAACAATAAGTACAATGACTTAGAAAAGATAATAGGGAAGCTTAAAAAGACGGTTGAACGTGTTAAAGTAACCGCAAAAGAAGATGAGAAAGAAATTAGGAATAACCTATTTAGCATACTTCTTGAACAATTAAGACATAAAGTAGACACATCAGTTTTAGTACCAATACTGAAAGATTATTTAAACAAACAGAACAAATTGGAGTATAACAAGGTATTTAATAATCATTATTACTACGAAATTTTAGAGTTAGTAGAGAGTGGTGGGAATTATTTAAAATTAGGAGAACCCAAAAAAATTACGAGTTAAGGATTAGTTGTGGAGAGTGTATTAGAACGCCTCAAGAAAAAGGAATCAGAGATTAAAGAGAAAAGAGATAAACCCATCTTTGTTAAGATAGAAAGTCATAATGACAGGACATTATATCACACAAAAATTATGACAGATTTTTATGCATTTGGCATTAATAAAAAGCAAAATAAATTTTTTATTTTGCTTAGAACATTATTTAATAGAAAGAAAGCGGAATTTTTTAATCTATTTCCTGCAAGAGAAGATGATAAATTTTTAGGTATTTTTTACGGATATAGGAAACCAATCAAGAATGTTGTAACAAGATATGAGGAGAACGGGATTATGAAAGCATCTACCTTTTCAAAGGTTTACTACATAGAATTTAGGTTCAAGAAAGGTAGCGTGTTTTGCTATATTGTAGGAATTTCTTATTTACTTAGAAAGGATAAAACCGATACGAAATATTGCAAATCTTTAGTTGAGAATCTTGCAAACTTAGAAAAGGAAGTATATGAATTTTATGGT
The sequence above is a segment of the Borrelia hermsii DAH genome. Coding sequences within it:
- a CDS encoding plasmid maintenance protein, which produces MRSTKKPTKKHQYKLIVLISTLNYMNLNLKKYTQSNILYYFNNNMKRNGQKLAKLKTLQKYLYKLEKELGVTINYYRHLGVNMGTEIHYDLKYSKKECHHIINKYFKEKKEERHKDRVNASLEKRCNKKGSVEKGECIYNIYNNKKEEKKDIKEIEKLQVKKYAKKCNFRSNAFFSILNLKLEKDVTIKVLKILKRTENFIEKTKHKKKINIKSQENKLASKQKELSRILDETKVILKNEGYNSKQLEIQIQKVYEQYKDKPHFIIENNKYNDLEKIIGKLKKTVERVKVTAKEDEKEIRNNLFSILLEQLRHKVDTSVLVPILKDYLNKQNKLEYNKVFNNHYYYEILELVESGGNYLKLGEPKKITS
- a CDS encoding DUF226 domain-containing protein → MESVLERLKKKESEIKEKRDKPIFVKIESHNDRTLYHTKIMTDFYAFGINKKQNKFFILLRTLFNRKKAEFFNLFPAREDDKFLGIFYGYRKPIKNVVTRYEENGIMKASTFSKVYYIEFRFKKGSVFCYIVGISYLLRKDKTDTKYCKSLVENLANLEKEVYEFYGKKLSDGGRINKWIEKNLR